The genomic DNA GCATGCTCGCGCAGCGCCGCCGCCTGCCGTCCGACGCCCTCGGGCAGGACACGGATGACCTTGCCCAGGGCGGCGCCGACGAGATCGCCGGCGTCGGCGGCCGCCGGCCGGCCGTCGAGCACCGACATGACCAGGCCAAGCGCCTCGGGTTCCGTGAAGGCCACCGGAGGCAGCCGCGTCCCGCGGCCGAGCCGGTACCCGCCGTAGGGGCCACGGGCCGACTCGACGGGGATGCCCGCCTCGCGGAGGATTCCGACGTACCGGCGCGCGGCCCGCTCCGTGACGCCCAGGCAGGCGGCGAGCTCGCCGGCGGTCACGCCGGGGCGGGTCCGCAGGATCTCCATGGCGCGCAGAGCCCGTGCGGTGGGGCTGAGATCGGTCGGCACACGAGCACATTAGGAGGTCACGGGATGAATAGGAAGTAGAACGTCCGGAATCGGTCCTAGCCTGACGTCCTGACCGACTTCCGCGGGCAGGGCCTCGCCGGAACACTCTGGAGAAAGAGAACTGATCATGGATATCCTGCTCGTCGCCGGCCTGTGGCTCGACGGATCGGCGTGGGACGACGTCGTGCCCGAGCTCGAGGCGCTCGGCCACCGCCCCGTGCCGATCACCCTGCCCGGTCAGGGCGACGGATCCGCCTCGGCCAGTCTCGACGACCAGGTGGCGGCCGTGCTCGCCGCCGTGGACGCGGCGTCAGGAAAGCCCATGGTGGTGGGGCATTCCGCCGCCTGTACCCTGGCCTGGCTGGCCGCCGACGCGCGCCCGGAGCGGATCGCCAAGGTCGCGCTCATCGGCGGCTTCCCGTCCGCCGACGGGCAGCCCTACGCCGACTTCTTCGAGCTGAAGGACGGCGTCATGCCCTTCCCCGGCTGGGGTCCGTTCGAGGGCCCGGACTCCGCCGACCTCGGCGAGGAGGCCAGGCGGGACTTCGCGTCCGTGGCGATCCCCGTCCCCGAGGGGGTTACGAAGGGCGTGGTGCGCCTGACGGACGAGCGACGGTTCGACGTCCCCGTCCTCGTCGTGTGCCCCGAGTTCACCCCCGCCCAGGCTCAGGAGTGGATCGCCGCCGGTGACGCGGCCGAACTGGCCAAGGTCAGGAACCTTGACCTCGTGGACATCGACTCGGGCCACTGGCCCATGATCACCAGGCCGGTCGAGCTGGCCCGGCTCCTGGCCGCGGCGGCCCCCGGCGTCTGACCCGTTGCCGGCCATCCTGCGGCACCCGCTTCGACCACATCGGGCCGTTATGCTGCACCCGCGCTGAGGTCGGCGCCGGGTTTCGGCCCTTCCATCTTGGTGAGCAGGAGACCTGAGGTGTCGTACGGGAGCCGGCCCCGATCGTCGTGCTGGTGGAGGGGCCGGTTTCCGGCAGGCCAGCACTCGGCACGGTCCGGGCGCTACTGGCCGAAGGGGTGGCGCTGGTGGCCGTCCGGCCTACTTGTCGCGGCACGTATGTACGAGACTCACCTGTACGAGACTCACCCCAAGGAGCGCCGATGAGCAGCCCCGCCTTTCAGCCGCAGCCGGGCGGCGGGCCGCATCCCGCCCTGGCCGGTGGGCCGATCTACCTGGACTACAACGCCACCACCCCGGTCGACCCCGGCGTGCTGGAGGCGGCGCTGCCGTACCTGAGCACGCATTTCGGCAACCCCTCCAGCGGACACCGCTACGCCGATGCCCCGCACCGGGCGCTCGCCGTCGCCCGCGCCCAGGTCGCCGCGTTGATCGGTGCCAGGGCGCCGGAGATCGTGTTCACCGCGTCCGGGTCGGAGGCGAACCTGCTGGCCCTGCGCGGCGTGGTCCTCGCCTCCGGCCATCCGCGCCCACACGTGATCACCCAGGTCACCGAGCACCCGGCCGTGCTGGAAACCTGCCGCGCCCTCCAGCGCCTGCACGGCGTGCGCCTCACGGTGCTGCCGGTCGACGGCGACGGGCTTGTCGCGCCCGCCGCGCTCGCCGAAGCGCTGCGGCCCGACACCGTCCTGGTGTCGGTGATGGCGGCCAACAACGAGACCGGCGCCCTGCAGCCGGTCGCCCGCCTCGCCGCACTCGCCCGCCGGCAGGGCGCCCTGTTCCACTGCGACGCCGCCCAGGCGGCCGGGAAGATCCCCCTGGACATCACCGAGCTGGGAGCGGACCTGCTCACCGTGGTGGGCCACAAGATGTACGCGCCCAAGGGCATCGCCGCGCTGTACGTGCGCGAGGGCGTGACGCTGGAGCCGGTCGTCTACGGCGGTGGGCAGGAGCGCGGCCTGCGTGCCGGGACGGAGAACGTGGCCCTCGCCGTCGCGCTCGGCACGGCCGCCCGGCTCGCCGCCGAGCACCTCGCCGACG from Nonomuraea muscovyensis includes the following:
- a CDS encoding alpha/beta fold hydrolase, producing MDILLVAGLWLDGSAWDDVVPELEALGHRPVPITLPGQGDGSASASLDDQVAAVLAAVDAASGKPMVVGHSAACTLAWLAADARPERIAKVALIGGFPSADGQPYADFFELKDGVMPFPGWGPFEGPDSADLGEEARRDFASVAIPVPEGVTKGVVRLTDERRFDVPVLVVCPEFTPAQAQEWIAAGDAAELAKVRNLDLVDIDSGHWPMITRPVELARLLAAAAPGV
- a CDS encoding cysteine desulfurase family protein, whose translation is MSSPAFQPQPGGGPHPALAGGPIYLDYNATTPVDPGVLEAALPYLSTHFGNPSSGHRYADAPHRALAVARAQVAALIGARAPEIVFTASGSEANLLALRGVVLASGHPRPHVITQVTEHPAVLETCRALQRLHGVRLTVLPVDGDGLVAPAALAEALRPDTVLVSVMAANNETGALQPVARLAALARRQGALFHCDAAQAAGKIPLDITELGADLLTVVGHKMYAPKGIAALYVREGVTLEPVVYGGGQERGLRAGTENVALAVALGTAARLAAEHLADGAATRLAALRDSLHRRLAGALPGRVHLNGPGTGRLPNTLNVSIDGVLGHELLAAAPGLAASTGSACHSGAHTPSPVLTAMGLVRSRALGAVRLSLGRWSTPADIETAATTLIEAAATLGKGTSASSHE